From Neobacillus sp. PS2-9, the proteins below share one genomic window:
- a CDS encoding carbon starvation CstA family protein: MKALKSIIIWGIVSALGAAGFGVMALNNGESINAIWLVTAAISVYAIAYRFYSKFMAKKVFELDDHRKTPAEINNDGKDYVPTNKWILFGHHFAAIAGAGPLVGPILAAQMGYLPGTIWIVVGVVLAGAVQDFIILFGSMRRNGKSLGEMIKEEIGPITGLISMIGILGIMIILLTVLALVVVKALTGSPWGMFTIAATIPIAILMGFYMRYIRPGRVGEASLIGVVLLLLSIYSGQYVSQHAELANMFTFSGETIAIMMIIYGFIASVLPVWMLLAPRDYLSTFLKVGTIVGLALGIFIVAPDLQMPGITKFVDGTGPVFAGNLFPFLFITIACGAVSGFHALVSSGTTPKMIERESHAQPIGYGAMLTESFVAVMAMIAACVLTPGIYFAINSPPAVIGADAVQAAQTVSSWGFTITPDDLTKLANDVGEQTVLSRTGGAPTLAIGMAVIFSNVIGGKTLMAFWYHFAILFEALFILTTIDAGTRVGRFMIQDILGTIYKPFAKTEALLPNIFATTLCVLGWGYFLYQGVIDPLGGINTLWPLFGIANQMLAAIALLLGTTVLLKMGKKAYVWVTLVPTTWILTVTMAAGWQKLFHENPKIGFLAHSKVFKEALDAGKVLAPAANKEQMKQVLLNDYIDAALCGFFMVVVIFVLISSFRIWIKVLNNHKVDLHESPYVPRDDGDVKHYA; encoded by the coding sequence ATGAAAGCATTAAAATCTATCATTATTTGGGGGATTGTTTCAGCACTCGGCGCTGCTGGTTTTGGTGTCATGGCCTTGAACAACGGAGAAAGCATTAATGCCATCTGGCTCGTTACTGCCGCTATCAGTGTTTATGCTATTGCCTATCGGTTTTACAGCAAGTTTATGGCTAAGAAGGTATTTGAGCTGGATGACCACCGAAAAACACCAGCAGAAATCAACAATGACGGTAAAGACTATGTTCCTACTAACAAATGGATTCTTTTCGGACATCACTTTGCAGCTATTGCGGGGGCAGGGCCGTTAGTCGGACCAATTCTTGCAGCACAAATGGGTTATTTACCGGGAACAATCTGGATTGTAGTTGGTGTAGTTCTTGCCGGCGCTGTTCAGGACTTTATCATTCTATTCGGATCCATGCGCCGGAATGGAAAATCGCTAGGAGAAATGATTAAGGAAGAAATTGGCCCTATTACTGGTTTGATTTCAATGATTGGCATATTAGGAATTATGATTATTTTATTGACCGTTTTAGCACTCGTTGTAGTGAAAGCGCTTACTGGAAGTCCGTGGGGAATGTTTACGATTGCTGCAACCATTCCGATTGCGATTCTAATGGGATTTTATATGCGTTATATACGTCCCGGTCGTGTCGGTGAGGCCTCACTCATCGGCGTAGTCCTTCTTCTTCTATCTATTTATAGCGGACAATATGTTTCTCAACACGCCGAGTTAGCAAACATGTTTACCTTTTCAGGTGAAACCATTGCCATCATGATGATTATTTATGGGTTCATTGCTTCCGTTCTTCCCGTTTGGATGCTTCTTGCACCGCGTGACTATTTGAGCACATTTTTAAAAGTCGGTACCATTGTTGGGCTCGCATTAGGAATTTTCATAGTTGCTCCTGATTTGCAAATGCCCGGTATTACAAAGTTTGTTGATGGTACTGGCCCTGTATTTGCAGGAAATCTTTTTCCTTTCCTATTTATCACGATCGCATGTGGAGCTGTTTCAGGATTCCATGCCCTTGTATCTTCAGGTACAACACCAAAAATGATCGAGCGAGAGTCACACGCCCAGCCAATCGGCTACGGAGCCATGTTGACAGAATCGTTCGTTGCTGTAATGGCAATGATTGCTGCCTGTGTGTTGACCCCTGGTATTTACTTTGCAATCAACAGCCCTCCTGCTGTTATTGGTGCGGATGCCGTCCAGGCTGCTCAGACTGTTTCTAGCTGGGGATTCACCATTACACCTGATGATTTGACCAAACTGGCCAATGATGTTGGAGAACAAACCGTTCTTTCACGGACCGGCGGTGCACCTACCCTTGCAATCGGAATGGCCGTTATTTTTTCAAATGTAATTGGCGGGAAGACACTGATGGCTTTCTGGTACCATTTTGCCATTTTATTTGAAGCGTTGTTTATTTTAACTACTATTGATGCTGGAACAAGAGTAGGACGCTTTATGATTCAGGATATTCTTGGTACTATCTACAAACCTTTCGCAAAAACAGAGGCCCTTCTACCAAATATTTTTGCTACAACTCTCTGTGTTCTCGGCTGGGGATATTTTCTTTACCAGGGTGTTATTGATCCACTTGGAGGAATCAATACGTTATGGCCGCTCTTTGGAATTGCAAACCAAATGCTCGCAGCAATCGCTTTGCTCCTTGGAACGACTGTTCTTTTAAAAATGGGCAAGAAAGCATATGTATGGGTAACGCTCGTTCCAACCACCTGGATTTTGACTGTTACGATGGCCGCTGGTTGGCAAAAGCTATTCCATGAAAATCCAAAAATCGGCTTTTTAGCTCACTCAAAGGTTTTCAAGGAAGCGTTAGATGCTGGTAAGGTGCTGGCACCAGCGGCAAATAAAGAGCAAATGAAGCAGGTTTTGCTGAATGACTATATCGATGCTGCCTTGTGTGGATTTTTTATGGTAGTGGTCATATTCGTGCTGATTTCCTCTTTCCGAATCTGGATTAAGGTCTTGAATAACCACAAAGTGGATTTACATGAATCCCCTTATGTTCCTAGGGATGATGGAGACGTCAAACATTATGCTTAA
- a CDS encoding YbdD/YjiX family protein, translating into MLKKIRDILVYRKQFISLLVGVPSYEKYVEHMKVHHPNEPIKSQKEFFCEAQEARYNGKGGKVSRCC; encoded by the coding sequence ATGCTTAAAAAAATTAGAGACATTCTCGTATACCGTAAACAGTTCATTTCACTCCTCGTGGGTGTGCCAAGTTATGAAAAGTATGTAGAGCACATGAAGGTTCATCATCCAAACGAACCGATTAAGTCGCAGAAGGAGTTCTTCTGCGAAGCACAGGAAGCACGTTACAATGGGAAGGGTGGCAAAGTGTCAAGGTGCTGTTAG
- a CDS encoding general stress protein, which yields MYEHEKHLVGVYDTEHEAIKAVEDLKRQGYAAEDISVIGANNDKVHEINDATGTKTEDDLLAGAATGGALGGLVGLLAGVGALAIPGIGPFVAAGPIAATLTGAAVGAGVGGLAGALVGMGFEEDDADRYEGYVKDGKILVLVERRITSVGDGQLDTIDDDNLTGRSMTTNEPSNAALTSGNPNDPRLR from the coding sequence ATGTACGAACATGAAAAGCACTTGGTGGGAGTTTATGATACGGAACATGAGGCTATTAAGGCAGTTGAAGACTTAAAACGACAGGGATACGCTGCAGAAGATATCTCGGTTATAGGAGCAAACAATGACAAAGTACACGAGATAAATGATGCGACTGGTACGAAGACGGAGGATGATCTACTTGCAGGAGCAGCAACAGGCGGGGCGCTTGGTGGACTTGTCGGATTGCTTGCTGGTGTGGGTGCACTCGCGATACCAGGTATTGGACCATTCGTTGCGGCTGGACCAATAGCAGCTACATTGACAGGTGCAGCAGTCGGCGCAGGAGTTGGTGGGTTGGCTGGAGCATTAGTTGGTATGGGCTTCGAAGAGGATGATGCGGACCGTTATGAAGGGTATGTTAAAGACGGAAAAATTCTGGTCCTTGTAGAACGCCGAATAACCAGTGTTGGAGATGGCCAGTTAGATACGATTGATGACGATAACCTAACAGGCAGGTCAATGACAACAAATGAACCGTCCAACGCTGCGCTCACTTCTGGAAATCCAAATGATCCACGCTTAAGATAA
- a CDS encoding CBO0543 family protein — MSLDFKYWKWIFLIISILIFNIVALKTRKRLPITVIYSTTFFALCIQQYFDSYASFFFKAWGFFSVDTADFPSLLVKWGIYPAAIVIIINWYPFKSSMTKKFYYIMGWSIFSTAFEWVTMKLGILWHIHWNLLYSFIIYPIIFYLFLILHVKFYQWLIRRESS; from the coding sequence ATGTCCCTTGATTTTAAATATTGGAAATGGATTTTTCTAATCATTTCAATTTTGATTTTTAATATAGTTGCATTAAAAACGAGAAAAAGGTTACCAATTACTGTTATCTATTCAACAACTTTTTTTGCGTTGTGTATTCAACAATATTTTGATTCTTATGCATCGTTCTTTTTTAAGGCATGGGGATTTTTTTCAGTGGATACGGCAGATTTCCCTTCATTATTAGTTAAATGGGGAATCTATCCGGCAGCAATAGTTATAATTATAAATTGGTATCCTTTTAAATCATCAATGACGAAGAAATTTTATTATATTATGGGATGGTCCATTTTTTCTACTGCCTTTGAATGGGTGACAATGAAATTAGGTATTCTTTGGCATATCCATTGGAACTTATTATATTCCTTTATTATATATCCAATTATTTTTTACCTATTTTTAATTCTTCACGTAAAATTTTATCAGTGGTTAATACGAAGGGAAAGTAGTTAG
- a CDS encoding NAD(P)-dependent oxidoreductase translates to MKILITGSTGMLGTALINQLTSLNYDVKLTSRRKPELTRHFEWVYSDLLTGDGLEEAVKDVEIVIHAATSPLKKSRLIDVSGLERILTKLEHIKHFIYPSIVGI, encoded by the coding sequence TTGAAAATATTAATAACAGGTTCAACAGGTATGTTGGGTACTGCTTTAATAAATCAATTAACAAGTCTTAATTATGATGTAAAACTAACATCGAGAAGAAAACCTGAACTCACCAGACATTTTGAGTGGGTTTATAGCGATCTTTTGACTGGGGATGGATTAGAAGAAGCAGTAAAAGATGTAGAGATAGTTATTCACGCAGCAACAAGTCCCTTGAAAAAATCAAGACTCATAGATGTATCAGGATTAGAAAGAATTTTGACTAAGCTTGAGCACATCAAACATTTTATTTATCCCTCAATTGTTGGTATTTAA
- a CDS encoding DMT family transporter, with translation MTQKQANLILASVSMGWGTSYIFMKLCVDTISPLTIIALRFGIAFIVMLAIFYKKVIRTEAKTLKYSAIVGAVLASIFIALLYGMKNTTASSAGFLTSTTVILVPILQIFITRKLPNKKIFLGVLVVTSGLALLTIRDDFTFAFRSLFCLIAAFLYAVHIIITNYFAREVNTLQLGIYQLGFAALYGTIGTFIFEIPVLPEGMIHWSAILGLALISSAYGFVMQPIAQKYTTPESTGFLFSLEPIFAAIFAFIFLHENMGLQGYIGALLILAGVFIANARIKKYGKVRISKGKGRFTEG, from the coding sequence ATGACTCAAAAACAAGCAAACCTAATTCTCGCCTCTGTTTCTATGGGGTGGGGAACATCTTATATCTTCATGAAGCTATGTGTGGATACCATTTCTCCATTAACAATTATAGCTTTGCGATTTGGTATTGCATTTATCGTAATGCTGGCGATTTTCTATAAAAAAGTTATTCGAACAGAAGCTAAAACATTGAAATACAGTGCAATTGTTGGAGCTGTCCTAGCCAGTATTTTTATCGCTTTGTTGTATGGAATGAAAAATACCACTGCCTCATCAGCTGGTTTTTTGACTAGCACAACTGTTATCTTAGTGCCGATTCTTCAGATATTCATTACACGAAAATTACCCAATAAGAAAATTTTTCTTGGAGTTTTGGTTGTTACAAGTGGCTTAGCACTCCTTACTATTAGGGATGATTTTACTTTTGCGTTTCGCTCGCTATTTTGTTTAATTGCCGCCTTTCTTTATGCGGTTCACATTATAATCACAAACTACTTTGCTCGAGAGGTAAATACCTTGCAACTTGGGATTTATCAACTTGGATTTGCTGCGCTATATGGAACAATTGGCACCTTTATTTTTGAAATACCTGTTTTACCAGAAGGAATGATTCATTGGTCTGCGATACTTGGTTTAGCACTTATTAGCTCTGCATATGGCTTTGTCATGCAGCCAATTGCACAAAAGTACACGACACCAGAAAGCACTGGTTTTCTCTTTTCACTGGAACCTATTTTTGCAGCTATATTTGCATTCATCTTTCTACATGAAAATATGGGGCTACAAGGCTATATTGGTGCTTTGCTTATTTTAGCAGGCGTATTCATAGCAAACGCTAGAATTAAGAAATACGGTAAAGTTAGGATTAGTAAAGGGAAGGGCAGATTTACGGAAGGATGA
- a CDS encoding helix-turn-helix domain-containing protein — MNFDPLVSEVATIISEQSRSTMLLTLLDGRKYTVSELALASKITPQTASFHLSKMMDKGIVKSEKLGRHKYLSLSNAEVAKVLESLLCLSPERKPNSFREVSRNKEIHLARTCYDHLAGSLGVGVTNSLLNNNFLCDTGEQDFELTATGESFLTTIGIDIQHIRKKRRSFSCKCLDWSERRFHLAGSLGNAILLFTLENNWIERMPSTRALKITNKGREGFEEVFGFSINQNRQVSEE, encoded by the coding sequence ATGAATTTTGATCCACTAGTGTCAGAAGTAGCCACAATAATTAGTGAGCAATCACGTTCAACGATGTTATTAACTTTATTGGATGGAAGAAAATATACAGTTTCAGAATTAGCATTGGCTTCAAAAATAACTCCTCAAACAGCAAGTTTCCATTTGTCTAAAATGATGGACAAAGGGATTGTAAAATCAGAAAAATTGGGACGGCATAAATACCTTTCACTTTCCAATGCTGAAGTAGCTAAAGTATTGGAATCTTTACTGTGTTTATCACCAGAAAGAAAACCTAACTCATTTAGAGAAGTATCACGAAATAAAGAAATACACCTTGCAAGAACTTGTTATGATCATCTCGCCGGTTCGTTAGGGGTTGGAGTGACTAATTCACTATTAAATAATAACTTTTTATGTGATACGGGTGAGCAGGATTTCGAGTTAACTGCAACAGGGGAAAGTTTTTTAACTACAATCGGAATAGATATTCAACACATTAGGAAAAAAAGGCGTTCGTTTTCATGTAAGTGTCTAGATTGGAGTGAAAGAAGATTTCATTTAGCAGGCTCTCTAGGAAATGCAATTTTATTATTCACACTTGAAAATAATTGGATTGAGCGAATGCCTTCAACTCGAGCACTTAAAATAACAAATAAGGGAAGAGAAGGGTTTGAGGAAGTATTTGGATTTAGTATTAATCAAAATCGTCAGGTGTCAGAAGAATAA
- a CDS encoding DinB family protein codes for MMNSLELFLLDYKECRRRFLLTAAAFPDELLTWRPDKDALSVGETIRHVLLHDFSWLRILKDNRLPTDEEQSDLWEEPYTNLQNEVDRASVYYDEFINYVSSLNINDLGTKYINWPHKPISRTLGDTLERKSYHDAVHTGQLLQYLRMLHIDRPIIWD; via the coding sequence ATGATGAATTCACTTGAATTATTTTTACTAGACTATAAAGAATGCAGACGTCGTTTCTTACTCACTGCTGCTGCTTTTCCGGATGAATTATTAACATGGAGACCTGATAAAGACGCTTTATCCGTTGGGGAAACCATTCGTCATGTGTTGCTACATGATTTTTCCTGGTTAAGGATCTTAAAGGATAATAGATTACCAACCGACGAAGAACAAAGTGATTTATGGGAAGAACCTTATACGAATCTTCAAAATGAAGTAGACAGAGCTTCGGTATATTATGATGAGTTTATAAATTATGTATCTTCTTTAAATATTAATGATCTTGGAACAAAATATATTAACTGGCCTCATAAACCAATTAGTAGAACTCTGGGAGATACATTAGAGCGGAAATCATATCATGATGCCGTTCATACAGGACAACTTTTACAATATTTAAGAATGTTACATATAGACCGTCCTATAATATGGGACTAA
- a CDS encoding NUDIX domain-containing protein has translation MTQNGIVLVVSVSIIQDNEVLIIKENKPTAQNKWNFPSGRIEQGEDILFAARREVKEETGFDVKLVNSTGVYNFTSNTSHQVILFHFIGEITGGSLTIDEAEIIDSKWISLDELKDLDNEKLRDASGIKQITDALINERIYPISLFKEQLI, from the coding sequence ATGACTCAAAATGGAATCGTTTTAGTAGTTAGTGTATCGATTATTCAAGATAATGAAGTGCTGATAATAAAAGAAAATAAACCAACTGCACAGAATAAGTGGAATTTTCCATCGGGAAGAATAGAACAAGGTGAAGATATTCTGTTTGCTGCCCGTCGTGAAGTGAAGGAAGAAACAGGATTTGATGTTAAGTTAGTAAATTCAACCGGGGTATACAATTTTACTAGTAATACCAGTCATCAAGTTATTTTATTCCATTTTATCGGAGAAATTACCGGGGGATCATTAACGATTGACGAGGCTGAAATTATAGACAGCAAATGGATTTCCTTGGATGAATTAAAGGATTTAGATAATGAGAAATTGCGCGATGCATCCGGTATCAAGCAAATAACGGATGCCTTGATAAATGAGAGAATCTATCCAATATCTCTCTTTAAGGAGCAATTAATTTAA
- a CDS encoding tellurite resistance/C4-dicarboxylate transporter family protein has translation MFSLLKQKAGNLFPGYFALVMATGALSIGTHLLGMEIISKILLYINIIAYISLWVLTLTRIFYYFPRMLADLTSHTIGPGFFTLVAGTCVFGSQLIIVGDNYSIAIWLWALAILLWLIIMYTFFSAVTIRKDKPTMGEGINGAWLIAAVATHSISILGTLLSPQVHSGKEIILFFTLCMYFLGCMLYLNIITLIFYRFTFLRLDHSALTPPYWINMGAVAITTLSGSTLILHAKSWSLLTEITPFLKGFTLFFWITGTWWIPLLFILMVWRHLYHRYPLTYDPHGVWHSNLRCIQRVPINWQQL, from the coding sequence TTGTTTTCCTTATTAAAACAAAAAGCAGGTAATCTTTTTCCTGGCTATTTTGCCTTAGTCATGGCTACTGGGGCATTATCAATAGGAACACACCTGCTCGGAATGGAAATCATTTCTAAGATATTATTATATATTAATATCATTGCCTATATTTCTTTATGGGTACTGACTCTTACACGTATTTTCTACTATTTTCCTAGAATGTTAGCTGATTTGACAAGCCATACAATTGGACCAGGATTTTTCACATTAGTCGCTGGGACCTGTGTATTTGGTAGCCAACTAATTATTGTTGGTGACAACTACTCGATTGCCATTTGGTTATGGGCACTGGCCATTCTACTATGGCTAATAATCATGTATACCTTCTTTTCAGCAGTTACCATAAGGAAGGATAAACCGACAATGGGGGAAGGAATTAATGGGGCTTGGTTGATTGCAGCAGTCGCAACCCATTCCATTTCCATTCTTGGTACCCTTCTTTCCCCACAAGTACACTCTGGAAAAGAAATCATTTTGTTTTTTACTTTGTGCATGTATTTCCTTGGTTGTATGTTATATCTAAATATCATTACACTCATTTTTTACCGATTTACCTTTTTAAGGCTGGATCATTCAGCTCTTACACCACCTTATTGGATTAATATGGGAGCTGTCGCTATTACTACTTTGTCAGGTTCCACATTAATTTTACATGCGAAATCCTGGTCCTTACTGACTGAAATTACACCCTTCTTAAAGGGTTTTACTTTATTTTTCTGGATAACCGGGACTTGGTGGATTCCGTTGTTATTTATACTTATGGTTTGGCGCCATCTTTATCATCGCTATCCGCTTACGTATGACCCGCATGGGGTATGGCATTCCAACTTGCGATGTATACAACGAGTACCTATCAATTGGCAACAGCTCTAG
- a CDS encoding LD-carboxypeptidase, with protein MHIPSKLDVGDEIRIVAPSRSAGVLSKEGFDQAKKRLEDLGLKVTFGKNILESDLQNSSSIEQRVQDIHEAFQDPNVKGILTVIGGFNSNELLPYLDYELIKNNPKVFCGYSDITAIGTAITTQSGFITYSGPHFSSFQMEKAQEYQTTFFKKCLMQSEAYSVEESPIWSDDAWYIDQENRQFEEANWKTYSEGSTKGALYGGNLSTLNLLQGTPYMPPLKDCVLFIEDDELTIPETFARDLTSLLQVAGNIKALVVGRFQLASKVTEEQLLFILDKHPILKEIPVLYDVNLGHTQPIFTFPIGGEVEINSTNKTITFTRF; from the coding sequence ATGCATATCCCATCGAAATTAGATGTTGGCGATGAAATCAGGATTGTTGCACCAAGCAGAAGTGCAGGAGTTTTATCAAAGGAAGGATTCGACCAAGCTAAGAAACGATTAGAGGATTTAGGTTTAAAAGTAACCTTTGGAAAAAACATTTTGGAATCGGATCTACAAAACTCTTCATCTATTGAACAAAGAGTTCAGGATATTCACGAAGCCTTTCAAGACCCAAACGTAAAAGGCATTTTAACTGTAATTGGCGGGTTTAATAGTAATGAATTGTTACCGTACCTAGATTACGAGTTAATCAAAAATAATCCTAAAGTTTTTTGTGGGTATAGTGATATTACAGCGATTGGGACTGCAATTACAACACAATCAGGGTTTATTACATATTCAGGGCCTCATTTTTCAAGTTTTCAAATGGAAAAAGCACAGGAATATCAAACCACTTTCTTTAAGAAATGTCTGATGCAATCTGAGGCATATTCAGTTGAGGAGTCACCTATTTGGAGTGATGATGCTTGGTATATTGATCAGGAAAACCGACAATTTGAGGAAGCAAACTGGAAAACATATAGTGAAGGTTCCACGAAGGGTGCATTATATGGAGGTAATTTAAGTACACTGAATTTATTGCAAGGGACACCTTATATGCCTCCCCTAAAGGATTGTGTCCTCTTTATTGAAGATGACGAATTAACTATTCCTGAGACGTTCGCACGTGACCTGACCTCCCTTTTACAAGTTGCTGGGAACATAAAAGCTTTGGTAGTTGGTAGATTCCAACTAGCATCAAAGGTGACTGAAGAACAATTGCTTTTTATATTAGATAAACATCCAATATTAAAGGAAATTCCTGTTTTATATGATGTCAATTTAGGGCACACCCAACCTATTTTCACCTTTCCAATTGGCGGAGAAGTAGAAATTAACAGTACCAATAAAACCATTACTTTCACTAGATTTTAA
- a CDS encoding 2-phosphosulfolactate phosphatase, which translates to MFFDQSPYECRVEWGRRGAREAAERGDIIIIVDVLSFSSTVITALRYGAIIYPYPRTLDGKKFAEKIGGEFILGRAEAAQIGAPTLSPVSFGQNHNNKKYVLTSLNGAYCTWIASQVPALLIGSLLNAKSVAAAANQLRKQTKANITVIPCGEQWEGSREYEDTLRPAIEDYLGAGAILSYIEGKKSPEAEFCMTSFLHSKDKLNNFIWDCGSGRELRKRGYEADVNHCSRLNVYPTVPLLNKDHFIEYV; encoded by the coding sequence ATGTTTTTTGATCAATCTCCATATGAATGTAGAGTGGAGTGGGGACGGCGTGGGGCGAGAGAGGCAGCTGAAAGAGGGGATATAATTATCATTGTTGATGTCCTAAGTTTTTCATCCACAGTGATCACTGCTTTAAGATACGGGGCAATCATCTATCCATATCCTCGCACATTAGATGGGAAAAAATTTGCAGAAAAAATTGGTGGTGAGTTTATCTTAGGTAGAGCAGAGGCTGCACAAATAGGAGCTCCCACTTTATCACCGGTATCTTTTGGCCAAAATCATAATAATAAAAAATATGTTTTAACCTCACTTAATGGGGCTTATTGCACTTGGATTGCCTCCCAAGTTCCTGCCCTTTTAATTGGCTCCTTACTTAATGCGAAATCAGTGGCAGCTGCTGCTAATCAATTACGAAAACAAACAAAAGCAAATATCACTGTGATACCTTGTGGTGAGCAATGGGAAGGCAGTAGAGAATACGAAGATACTCTGCGCCCAGCAATTGAAGACTATTTAGGTGCTGGCGCCATTCTTAGTTATATAGAAGGAAAAAAGTCTCCAGAGGCAGAATTTTGTATGACTTCTTTTCTTCATTCTAAAGATAAACTTAATAATTTTATCTGGGATTGTGGAAGTGGACGTGAACTTCGAAAAAGGGGATATGAAGCTGACGTAAACCACTGTAGCCGATTAAATGTATATCCAACAGTTCCATTATTGAATAAAGATCATTTTATCGAATATGTGTAA
- a CDS encoding HXXEE domain-containing protein, which translates to MVFLDVTNAIWLFVIIFMLHDFEEIISVEHWANNTKSKLNERNTWINQRIWSFWNVNSYSFAKRDVVIFMVMSIITVITIFNLHQTWSIPLYTSFLVFILFHNVLHILQTIMLRTYTPGLYTAILLVTPYSIFLLTLIN; encoded by the coding sequence ATGGTATTTTTAGATGTTACCAATGCAATATGGTTATTTGTGATTATATTTATGCTCCACGATTTTGAGGAAATTATTTCTGTTGAGCATTGGGCAAATAACACCAAAAGTAAATTAAATGAAAGAAACACTTGGATTAATCAAAGGATTTGGAGTTTTTGGAACGTTAATTCATATTCATTTGCAAAGAGAGACGTAGTTATCTTTATGGTTATGTCAATTATCACAGTAATTACAATTTTTAATTTACACCAAACTTGGAGTATTCCCTTATACACTTCTTTCTTAGTATTCATTTTATTTCACAATGTCCTACATATTTTACAGACGATAATGCTAAGAACTTATACACCGGGTTTATATACTGCAATACTATTAGTTACGCCGTATTCAATTTTTTTACTGACATTAATAAATTGA
- a CDS encoding SRPBCC domain-containing protein, with amino-acid sequence MNITYEHRFGLPRNVVWKLIKNEKVLRNALPGCKSFAETSKGVYRAELDVNIGPLQDVMILDIWLHENMPSTYQLKVNGKGNVGEIVGKADLVISDVDGGSKITCKADAEVTGALALAGKRILDSGANKGLDTFFQKVEKQIKRSIYEMRRSRK; translated from the coding sequence ATGAACATCACATACGAGCATCGTTTTGGTTTGCCGAGGAACGTTGTTTGGAAGTTAATAAAAAATGAAAAGGTTTTACGAAATGCTTTGCCGGGCTGTAAGTCGTTTGCCGAAACATCAAAAGGAGTGTACCGTGCAGAGTTGGATGTAAACATCGGACCGCTCCAGGATGTAATGATACTTGATATTTGGCTACATGAAAACATGCCTTCAACCTATCAACTCAAAGTAAATGGAAAAGGAAACGTTGGAGAGATTGTAGGTAAAGCTGATCTTGTGATTAGTGATGTTGATGGAGGCTCAAAAATCACCTGTAAGGCTGATGCGGAGGTAACAGGTGCCTTGGCATTAGCGGGTAAACGTATATTAGATTCTGGAGCCAACAAGGGGTTAGACACTTTTTTTCAAAAAGTCGAGAAACAGATTAAACGAAGCATTTATGAAATGAGAAGAAGTCGAAAATGA